The proteins below come from a single Thermopolyspora flexuosa genomic window:
- the hisD gene encoding histidinol dehydrogenase, which yields MISRIDLRGSLPGDLRDVLPRAELDVEAALEKVRPICEDVRHRGVAAVRELTARFDGVELESTRVPAAAIEDALNGLDPRVREALEESIRRARLVHRDQRRTDVTTRVVPGGTVTERWVPVERVGLYVPGGRAVYPSSVVMNVVPAQEAGVPSLAVTSPAQAEFGGLPHPLILAACGLLGVEEVYAVGGAQAVAMFAYGTEECPRATMVTGPGNIYVAAAKRLLKGVIGIDSEAGPTEIAILADDSADPVHVAADLISQAEHDVIAAAVLVTDSLALAEAVEKELPEQVNATRHRERITEALSGRQSGIVLVSSIDDGIEVVNAYAAEHLEIQTADAHAVAARVRNAGAIFIGPYSPVSLGDYLAGSNHVLPTGGCACHSSGLSVQTFLRGIHVVDYSREALAAAAAHVCALADAEDLPAHGAAIRARFGWEIPS from the coding sequence GTGATTTCCCGTATCGACCTGCGAGGGTCCCTGCCGGGGGACCTGCGTGACGTGCTGCCCCGTGCCGAGCTCGACGTCGAGGCCGCCCTGGAGAAGGTACGGCCGATCTGTGAGGATGTCCGCCATCGCGGGGTGGCGGCCGTACGGGAGCTGACCGCCCGCTTCGACGGCGTCGAGCTGGAGTCGACCCGGGTGCCCGCCGCGGCGATCGAGGACGCGCTGAACGGTCTCGATCCGCGGGTGCGCGAGGCCCTGGAGGAGTCGATCCGCCGTGCCCGCCTCGTCCACCGCGACCAGCGGCGCACCGACGTCACCACCCGGGTGGTGCCGGGCGGCACCGTCACCGAGCGGTGGGTGCCGGTGGAGCGGGTCGGGCTGTACGTTCCGGGCGGCCGCGCCGTGTACCCGTCGAGCGTGGTGATGAACGTGGTGCCCGCGCAGGAGGCGGGGGTGCCCTCGCTCGCGGTCACCTCGCCCGCCCAGGCCGAGTTCGGCGGGCTGCCGCACCCGCTCATCCTCGCCGCCTGCGGGCTGCTCGGCGTCGAGGAGGTGTACGCCGTGGGCGGCGCCCAGGCGGTGGCGATGTTCGCGTACGGCACCGAGGAGTGCCCGCGCGCCACGATGGTGACCGGCCCCGGCAACATCTACGTCGCCGCGGCCAAGCGGCTGCTCAAGGGCGTGATCGGCATCGACTCCGAGGCCGGCCCGACCGAGATCGCGATCCTCGCCGACGACTCCGCCGACCCGGTGCACGTCGCCGCCGACCTGATCAGCCAGGCCGAGCACGACGTGATCGCCGCGGCCGTGCTCGTCACCGACTCGCTCGCCCTCGCCGAGGCGGTGGAGAAGGAGCTGCCCGAGCAGGTCAACGCCACCCGGCACCGCGAGCGCATCACCGAGGCGCTCTCCGGCCGCCAGTCCGGCATCGTGCTCGTCTCCTCGATCGACGACGGGATCGAGGTGGTGAACGCCTACGCGGCCGAGCACCTGGAGATCCAGACCGCGGACGCGCACGCGGTCGCCGCCCGGGTGCGCAACGCCGGGGCGATCTTCATCGGGCCGTACTCGCCGGTCTCCCTCGGCGACTACCTCGCCGGGTCGAACCACGTGCTGCCCACCGGCGGCTGCGCCTGCCACTCCAGCGGCCTGTCGGTGCAGACGTTCCTGCGCGGCATCCACGTGGTCGACTACAGCCGGGAGGCGCTCGCCGCCGCGGCCGCGCACGTGTGCGCGCTCGCTGACGCGGAGGACCTGCCCGCGCACGGCGCCGCGATCCGCGCCCGGTTCGGCTGGGAGATCCCCTCATGA
- the dnaE gene encoding DNA polymerase III subunit alpha, whose amino-acid sequence MAESFVHLHVHTEYSMLDGAARLGQMFKQVTDLGMPAVAITDHGNLHGIYDFYKQATAADIKPIIGIEAYVAPESRFQKKPVLWGEPHQRGDDVSAGGYYTHMTIWARNKTGLHNLMKLSSRAYTEGFVRKWPRMDAELIAEHAEGLMATTGCPSGEVQTRLRLGQYEEALKAAAKYQEIFGKENYYLELMDHGLDIERRVRDGLVRIGKELGIPPVVTNDSHYTYESDAASHDALLCVQTGKQLSDPDRFRFDGTGYYIKSADEMRALDTSELWAEGCRNTLLIAEKVDPTGMFAHKNLMPTFPIPDGMTEEEYFRQQVWKGMERRFPDGVDEEHRAWVENEINVIVQMGFPSYFLVVADFIMWAKNNGIRVGPGRGSAAGSLVAYALGITDLDPIPHGLIFERFLNPERVSMPDIDIDFDERRRADVIRYVTEKWGADKVAMICTFGTIKAKAAIKDAGRVLGYPYALGDRISKAFPPAVMGKDIPLAGIFDESHPRYAEAGELRKMYEEDADVRATIDLARGLEGLIRQTGVHAAGVIMSAEPLTDHIPIMRRDSDGAIITQFDYPTCETLGLLKMDFLGLRNLTIIDDCLKMIEANTGEKIDLLKLPLDDTKTYELLARGDTLGIFQLDGGGMRSLLRLMRPDNFEDISAALALYRPGPMGANSHTNYALRKNGQQEIVPIHPELEEPLRDILSTTYGLIVYQEQVMAIAQRVAGYSLGGADLLRRAMGKKKKAELDKQYEFFERGMRENGYSDEAIKALWDILVPFSDYAFNKAHTAGYGLVSYWTAYLKANHPAEYMAALLTSVKDDKDKSALYLNECRRMGIKVLPPDVNDSDSDFTPRGGDIRFGLSAIRNVGANVVDAIIQARTEKGRFTDFADFLRKVPAAVCNKRVIESLIKAGAFDSLGHQRKGLVMVHEQAVDAVIDIKKNEAIGQDSLFGAVEGVEDSTFDVQIPPGEWDKTTLLQFEREMLGLYVSDHPLLGVEHILSAGADCSIAALQAEERPDGQIVTVGGILTGLQRKITKKGDTWVLATLEDLEGAIEVMIFPSTYQLCSTILAEDAIVFVKGRLDKREEVAKLIAMEVTQPDLTQENGGPLVVSIAENRCTLPLVTQLKEVLTTHPGTTEVHLQVHRGSKTTVVRLDDRLRVAPSPALMGDLKQLLGPACLGA is encoded by the coding sequence ATGGCCGAATCGTTTGTCCATCTGCACGTCCACACCGAGTACTCGATGCTGGACGGGGCGGCCCGACTGGGGCAGATGTTCAAGCAGGTCACCGACCTGGGCATGCCCGCCGTCGCGATCACCGACCACGGCAACCTGCACGGCATCTACGACTTCTACAAGCAGGCCACGGCCGCGGACATCAAGCCGATCATCGGCATCGAGGCGTACGTCGCGCCGGAGTCGCGGTTCCAGAAGAAGCCGGTGCTGTGGGGCGAGCCGCACCAGCGCGGCGACGACGTGTCCGCCGGCGGCTACTACACCCACATGACGATCTGGGCGCGGAACAAGACCGGCCTGCACAACCTCATGAAGCTCAGTTCCCGCGCCTACACCGAGGGCTTCGTGCGCAAGTGGCCGCGCATGGACGCCGAGCTCATCGCCGAGCACGCCGAGGGGCTGATGGCGACCACCGGCTGCCCGTCCGGCGAGGTGCAGACCCGGCTGCGGCTCGGCCAGTACGAGGAGGCGCTCAAGGCGGCCGCGAAGTACCAGGAGATCTTCGGCAAGGAGAACTACTACCTCGAGCTCATGGACCACGGCCTCGACATCGAGCGCCGGGTCCGCGACGGGCTCGTCCGGATCGGCAAGGAGCTCGGCATCCCGCCGGTCGTCACCAACGACTCGCACTACACCTACGAGTCCGACGCCGCCAGCCACGACGCGCTGCTGTGCGTCCAGACCGGCAAGCAGCTCTCCGACCCGGACCGGTTCCGGTTCGACGGGACCGGCTACTACATCAAGTCCGCCGACGAGATGCGGGCGCTCGACACCTCCGAGCTGTGGGCCGAGGGCTGCCGCAACACCCTGCTCATCGCCGAGAAGGTCGACCCGACGGGCATGTTCGCCCACAAGAACCTCATGCCCACCTTCCCCATCCCGGACGGGATGACCGAGGAGGAGTACTTCCGGCAGCAGGTGTGGAAGGGCATGGAGCGCCGCTTCCCGGACGGGGTCGACGAGGAGCACCGGGCCTGGGTCGAGAACGAGATCAACGTCATCGTCCAGATGGGCTTCCCGAGCTACTTCCTCGTGGTGGCCGACTTCATCATGTGGGCGAAGAACAACGGCATCCGGGTGGGCCCCGGCCGTGGCTCGGCGGCCGGCTCGCTGGTGGCGTACGCCCTCGGCATCACCGACCTCGACCCGATCCCGCACGGCCTGATCTTCGAACGGTTCCTCAACCCCGAACGCGTGTCGATGCCCGACATCGACATCGACTTCGACGAACGTCGCCGGGCCGACGTCATCCGCTACGTGACCGAGAAGTGGGGCGCCGACAAGGTCGCGATGATCTGCACCTTCGGCACCATCAAGGCGAAGGCTGCGATCAAGGACGCGGGCCGCGTGCTCGGCTACCCGTACGCGCTCGGCGACCGCATCTCCAAGGCGTTCCCGCCCGCGGTGATGGGCAAGGACATCCCGCTCGCCGGCATCTTCGACGAGTCGCACCCCCGCTACGCCGAGGCGGGCGAGCTGCGCAAGATGTACGAGGAGGACGCCGACGTCCGGGCCACCATCGACCTCGCCCGGGGCCTGGAGGGCCTGATCCGGCAGACCGGCGTGCACGCCGCGGGCGTCATCATGTCCGCCGAGCCGCTCACCGACCACATCCCGATCATGCGGCGGGACTCGGACGGGGCGATCATCACGCAGTTCGACTACCCGACCTGCGAGACGCTCGGCCTGCTGAAGATGGACTTCCTCGGCCTGCGGAACCTCACGATCATCGACGACTGCCTGAAGATGATCGAGGCGAACACGGGCGAGAAGATCGACCTGCTCAAGCTGCCGCTCGACGACACCAAGACGTACGAGCTGCTGGCGCGGGGCGACACCCTCGGCATCTTCCAGCTCGACGGTGGCGGCATGCGGTCGCTGCTCCGCCTGATGCGGCCGGACAACTTCGAGGACATCTCCGCGGCGCTCGCGCTCTACCGGCCCGGCCCGATGGGCGCGAACTCGCACACCAACTACGCGCTGCGCAAGAACGGCCAGCAGGAGATCGTCCCGATCCACCCCGAGCTCGAGGAGCCGCTGCGGGACATCCTGTCCACCACCTACGGCCTCATCGTCTACCAGGAGCAGGTCATGGCGATCGCGCAGCGGGTCGCCGGGTACTCGCTCGGCGGCGCGGACCTGCTGCGCCGGGCGATGGGCAAGAAGAAGAAGGCCGAGCTCGACAAGCAGTACGAGTTCTTCGAGCGCGGCATGCGGGAGAACGGCTACTCGGACGAGGCGATCAAGGCGCTGTGGGACATCCTGGTGCCGTTCTCCGACTACGCGTTCAACAAGGCGCACACCGCCGGGTACGGCCTGGTGTCGTACTGGACCGCCTACCTCAAGGCGAACCACCCCGCCGAGTACATGGCGGCCCTGCTCACCAGCGTCAAGGACGACAAGGACAAGAGCGCGCTCTACCTCAACGAGTGCCGCCGCATGGGCATCAAGGTGCTCCCGCCCGACGTCAACGACTCCGACTCGGACTTCACCCCGCGCGGCGGCGACATCCGGTTCGGCCTGTCGGCGATCCGCAACGTCGGCGCGAACGTGGTGGACGCGATCATCCAGGCGCGCACCGAGAAGGGCCGGTTCACCGACTTCGCCGACTTCCTGCGCAAGGTCCCCGCGGCGGTGTGCAACAAGCGGGTGATCGAGTCGCTGATCAAGGCGGGCGCGTTCGACTCGCTCGGGCACCAGCGCAAGGGCCTGGTCATGGTGCACGAGCAGGCCGTGGACGCGGTGATCGACATCAAGAAGAACGAGGCGATCGGGCAGGACTCGCTGTTCGGTGCGGTCGAGGGCGTCGAGGACAGCACCTTCGACGTGCAGATCCCGCCGGGGGAGTGGGACAAGACCACGCTGCTGCAGTTCGAGCGGGAGATGCTCGGCCTGTACGTCTCGGACCACCCGCTGCTCGGCGTGGAGCACATCCTGTCCGCCGGGGCCGACTGCTCGATCGCCGCGCTGCAGGCCGAGGAGCGCCCCGACGGGCAGATCGTCACCGTCGGCGGCATCCTCACCGGGCTCCAGCGCAAGATCACCAAGAAGGGCGACACCTGGGTGCTCGCCACGCTGGAGGACCTCGAGGGCGCGATCGAGGTGATGATCTTCCCCTCGACCTACCAGCTGTGCTCGACGATCCTCGCCGAGGACGCGATCGTGTTCGTCAAGGGGCGGCTGGACAAGCGCGAGGAGGTCGCCAAGCTCATCGCGATGGAGGTCACCCAGCCCGACCTCACCCAGGAGAACGGCGGGCCGCTCGTGGTGAGCATCGCCGAGAACCGCTGCACCCTGCCGCTGGTCACCCAGCTCAAGGAGGTGCTCACCACCCACCCCGGCACCACCGAGGTGCACCTGCAGGTGCACCGGGGGTCGAAGACCACCGTGGTGCGGCTCGACGACCGGCTCCGCGTGGCGCCCTCCCCGGCGCTCATGGGCGACCTCAAGCAGCTGCTCGGCCCGGCATGCCTCGGCGCGTAG
- the murA gene encoding UDP-N-acetylglucosamine 1-carboxyvinyltransferase: protein MSEQVWRIEPSGPLRGDVEVRGSKNAVSKHMVAAMLGEGPSTLHNTPEVGEVGITAAMLRAVGINVEVNGMEITLERGSEIRPRVPEAFTGLNRIPILMLGPLLHLAGEAFVPFVGGDPIGRRPVNYHVDALRAMGAEVEVGETGIKAKAKRLRGARIELPYPSVGATETILLSSVLAEGKTVIKGAATEPEVVELALFLQRMGARIELSPDRRIVIEGVDRLRGASMWLAGDRIEAFSYLVAGLVTGGEVRVHGCPQDRLVTAITTLARMGAQFEITDEWLCATAPNGLRAAAVQTDTHPGFMTDWQTPLMVLFTQAEGMSVLHETVFENRLVYVPALQKMGCEIEVFDQCLGGPACRYHDTNAKHSAVVRGVSKLRGADVTLPDIRAGFSAVLAAAVAEGSSTLRGVNHIERGYHRVYEQFTSLGLKITRLTEEEAPPPSV, encoded by the coding sequence GTGAGCGAACAGGTTTGGAGAATCGAGCCGTCGGGACCGCTGCGCGGCGACGTCGAGGTACGGGGATCGAAGAACGCCGTTTCCAAGCACATGGTCGCCGCCATGCTCGGGGAGGGTCCCAGCACCCTGCACAACACGCCCGAGGTGGGTGAGGTCGGCATCACCGCCGCCATGCTCAGGGCCGTTGGGATCAACGTCGAGGTCAACGGGATGGAGATCACCCTCGAGCGCGGGAGCGAGATCCGTCCCCGCGTCCCCGAGGCGTTCACCGGCCTCAACCGCATCCCCATCCTGATGCTCGGCCCGCTCCTGCACCTCGCCGGCGAGGCCTTCGTGCCGTTCGTCGGCGGCGACCCGATCGGGCGCCGCCCGGTGAACTACCACGTCGACGCGCTCCGCGCGATGGGCGCGGAGGTCGAGGTGGGCGAGACGGGCATCAAGGCGAAGGCGAAGCGGCTGCGCGGGGCCCGGATCGAGCTGCCCTACCCGAGCGTCGGCGCCACCGAGACGATCCTGCTGTCGAGCGTGCTCGCCGAGGGCAAGACGGTGATCAAGGGGGCGGCGACCGAGCCGGAGGTGGTGGAGCTCGCCCTGTTCCTGCAGCGCATGGGGGCGCGCATCGAGCTGAGCCCGGACCGGCGCATCGTCATCGAGGGCGTCGACCGGCTGCGCGGCGCGTCCATGTGGCTCGCGGGCGACCGCATCGAGGCGTTCTCCTACCTGGTGGCCGGCCTCGTCACCGGTGGGGAGGTCCGGGTGCACGGCTGCCCGCAGGACCGCCTCGTCACCGCGATCACCACGCTCGCCCGGATGGGCGCCCAGTTCGAGATCACCGACGAGTGGCTGTGCGCCACCGCGCCGAACGGGCTGCGCGCCGCCGCGGTGCAGACCGACACCCACCCGGGCTTCATGACCGACTGGCAGACCCCGCTGATGGTGCTGTTCACCCAGGCCGAGGGCATGTCGGTGCTGCACGAGACGGTGTTCGAGAACCGGCTCGTCTACGTGCCCGCGCTGCAGAAAATGGGCTGCGAGATCGAGGTGTTCGACCAGTGCCTCGGCGGCCCCGCCTGCCGCTACCACGACACCAACGCCAAGCACTCGGCGGTGGTGCGCGGCGTGTCGAAGCTGCGCGGCGCGGACGTGACCCTGCCGGACATCCGGGCCGGGTTCTCCGCCGTGCTCGCCGCCGCGGTCGCCGAGGGCTCCTCGACGCTGCGCGGCGTCAACCACATCGAGCGCGGCTACCACCGCGTGTACGAGCAGTTCACCTCGCTCGGCCTGAAGATCACCCGGCTGACCGAGGAGGAGGCCCCGCCGCCCTCCGTGTGA
- a CDS encoding amidase: MTHGEEDLGTTPREQDGVPPGEELCELTATEMLALLRKGEIGSAELVEAHLRRIERVNGKVNAIVTLAAEQALRQAREADEDRARGGWRGPLHGLPVAHKDLIDTAGIRTTYGSRVYADHVPDRDSLLVRRMRAAGAITIGKTNTPEFGTGSHTVNAVFGATRNPYDLSRSAGGSSGGAAAALATGMVPLADGTDVGGSLRNPASFCNVFGLRPTPGRTPPPSHDAAWFTLEVSGPMARTAQDAALLMSAIAGFDPGSPYSVREGGEVFAAPLETDLTGVRIAFSPDLGGLPVDPDTAAVTARAPEVLAGLGATVEQVDLDLSDAEDAFRTWRAWWYALRFGGLLERHRDELQPNVVWNIEAGLRLTGADLARAERARTRLFARMAAFFETYDFLVAPVSQVPPFPVEQPYVTEIAGQRMPDYLAWMRSAYWISVLHAPAASVPCGFTPQGLPVGVQVIGRPWADMEVLRLAHAFERAAPQTARPAVLAG; encoded by the coding sequence ATGACCCACGGCGAAGAGGATCTCGGCACCACCCCGCGCGAGCAGGACGGCGTGCCGCCCGGCGAGGAGCTGTGCGAGCTGACCGCCACCGAGATGCTCGCGCTGCTGCGGAAGGGGGAGATCGGCTCCGCCGAGCTCGTCGAGGCGCACCTGCGCCGCATCGAGCGGGTGAACGGCAAGGTCAACGCGATCGTCACGCTCGCCGCCGAGCAGGCGCTGCGGCAGGCGCGCGAGGCCGACGAGGACCGGGCGCGCGGCGGCTGGCGCGGCCCGCTGCACGGGCTGCCGGTGGCGCACAAGGACCTGATCGACACCGCGGGCATCCGCACCACGTACGGCTCGCGCGTGTACGCCGACCACGTGCCGGACCGAGACTCGCTGCTGGTGCGGCGCATGCGCGCGGCCGGGGCGATCACCATCGGGAAGACCAACACCCCCGAGTTCGGCACCGGGTCGCACACGGTGAACGCGGTGTTCGGCGCCACCCGCAACCCCTACGACCTCTCCCGCAGCGCGGGCGGCAGCAGCGGCGGGGCGGCCGCCGCGCTCGCCACCGGCATGGTGCCGCTCGCCGACGGCACCGACGTGGGCGGCTCGCTGCGCAACCCGGCGTCGTTCTGCAACGTGTTCGGGCTGCGGCCGACGCCGGGCCGTACCCCGCCGCCGTCGCACGACGCCGCGTGGTTCACCCTCGAGGTGTCCGGGCCGATGGCCCGCACCGCGCAGGACGCGGCGCTGCTGATGAGCGCGATCGCCGGGTTCGACCCGGGCTCGCCGTACTCGGTGCGGGAGGGCGGCGAGGTCTTCGCCGCGCCGCTGGAGACCGACCTGACCGGGGTGCGGATCGCGTTCAGCCCGGACCTCGGCGGGCTGCCGGTCGACCCGGACACCGCCGCGGTGACCGCCCGCGCCCCCGAGGTGCTCGCCGGGCTCGGCGCCACGGTGGAGCAGGTCGACCTCGACCTGTCCGACGCCGAGGACGCGTTCCGTACCTGGCGCGCCTGGTGGTACGCGCTGCGCTTCGGCGGGCTGCTGGAGCGGCACCGCGACGAGCTGCAGCCGAACGTGGTGTGGAACATCGAGGCGGGCCTGCGGCTCACCGGCGCGGACCTCGCCCGCGCGGAGCGGGCGCGCACCCGGCTGTTCGCCCGCATGGCCGCGTTCTTCGAGACCTACGACTTCCTCGTCGCGCCGGTGAGCCAGGTGCCGCCGTTCCCGGTCGAGCAGCCGTACGTCACCGAGATCGCCGGGCAGCGGATGCCCGACTACCTGGCCTGGATGCGCTCGGCGTACTGGATCAGCGTGCTGCACGCCCCGGCCGCGTCGGTCCCGTGCGGGTTCACTCCGCAGGGCCTGCCCGTCGGCGTCCAGGTGATCGGCCGTCCCTGGGCGGACATGGAGGTGCTCCGCCTCGCCCACGCGTTCGAGCGTGCCGCCCCACAGACCGCCAGGCCGGCCGTGCTCGCCGGCTGA
- the ybaK gene encoding Cys-tRNA(Pro) deacylase — MGKAKGKGAQGTPATVALTKAKVEFTLHPYEHDPNAQAYGEEAADALGVPYERIFKTLVAEVESGLAVAVVPVAGRLDLKAFAAALGGKRAALADAAKVERVTGYVVGGISPLGQRKKLPTVVDESALGFPTIYFSAGRRGLQIECAPGELVRLTDAITAPIAKPR; from the coding sequence GTGGGCAAGGCGAAGGGCAAAGGCGCGCAGGGCACCCCGGCCACGGTCGCCCTGACCAAGGCGAAGGTGGAGTTCACCCTGCACCCCTACGAGCACGACCCGAACGCGCAGGCCTACGGCGAGGAGGCGGCCGACGCGCTCGGCGTGCCGTACGAGCGGATCTTCAAGACGCTCGTCGCCGAGGTGGAGAGCGGCCTCGCGGTCGCGGTGGTGCCGGTCGCCGGGCGGCTCGACCTGAAGGCGTTCGCGGCCGCGCTCGGCGGCAAGCGGGCGGCGCTCGCCGACGCCGCCAAGGTGGAGCGGGTCACCGGGTACGTCGTCGGCGGGATCAGCCCGCTCGGGCAGCGCAAGAAGCTCCCGACCGTGGTCGACGAGTCCGCGCTCGGCTTCCCGACCATCTACTTCTCCGCGGGCCGCCGCGGCCTGCAGATCGAGTGCGCCCCGGGCGAGCTGGTCCGGCTCACCGACGCGATCACCGCCCCGATCGCCAAGCCGCGCTGA